The sequence aaaacaaaaaataatacagaaaacTTGATTGTTCTGGAAATAGAAAAGAATTGTTTCAGAATTAAACATATCTTGGGCATGGAAGGcacttttcttatttttttaaaattcttataaaattcTGAAAGATGAAACTaccaatatttaatttatttaagtgCCTCTTATGCTCCTACTGGTTAATTTTGGAACAGCCTTAAATGTATGCTAACAATATGAAGAGATTGTTTCCCCTTCCAAATTAATTTGGATGGAAACATGTAACTAACTTAATCACTGTTCCTGGGAGTTCATTACAAACAAGTTTTCTGTAAAACAAATCCAACTGCTATTCCACTGAAGTGTTTCTCCAAGAAGGTAATTACATTTAACATAAATTAAtctaattaatttataaaaaaaaaaaaagtagcattgtgaatgttttatatttgaaagtaCAGAGCTTGTCTACTTTAGATCTACCTTAAAATTAAGTCAAAACACTTCAGTGAAATAGCTGAGTAATGTGAATCTATCTACAAAATTAATAATCAACTGATATAACTGTTTCTTTAAGAATGATCATAAACCAACCATGTGTGGGGTTTACATAGCTATCACCACCTGCTTTAAATGGTGAGTATTTTACCTGTTCTGTTTGAGCCTCCTCTCCTCTGGCCTCCGTTGATGGATCTCCCTCTGGTGGAGGTTCCTCTGTTGTAGGTTTCTTGTAAATATCCTTGACATGAGGCCAAATGTCGTTTGTAAATGTATCATAATCAACACTTTCCTTATCCTCTAAATGTTCCTATaatagaaaatacaaataaaattttcaaagagTTACAAAATGTTGAAAGTATGTAAATTATCAGAACTATCAAATTATCAGTCTATAATGTTACCATATATCAATTGTATCACATGTTGTTAAAAAGTTGTActaaacaaatagaaaaaatagtGTTTTGTTTGGGTTTCAAAAATTGCAACAGTGTGCATCACTGGTTGAAAATTGTCATGTCAAAGCTTTGTTGTTTACAGGGtattaaagttaagtttttaacATTTACACTGGGCACATGTGTTGTAAAAATAACACATCAAACTTGTCATTTTGCAAATTCTAAAAAACTAATTAAtgatcaatacatattataactATAATATCTGTTCAAAAGGAACCCTTTTTAAGGTGAAATtgaatcaatgaaaaaaaaagatattctataTTTAGCAAATGTTACACTTTCACTTTAATTTTGTATACCTTTGCCTCTTCTTCAGACACAATACCATTAGAATCGATATCAAACTCAGGGTGGGCTATGATTTCCTGCAGGTCGATACTGTAACAAACACAAATCAAAGTCAATGTGGTGAATGATATTAAGGGAGTCTAAATagttattgcaaaaaaatcaataatggtTATGACTTCAAACAattatcaccaaaaaaaaaagaacaacaaaatattcattAGGCTATGATTCCTAAAAGTCAACATTGTTAATAAGAATAAACTTCCTTAAACCTATCTCTGTTAATCCCCTCCCCTGTAAGAAACCAAAAGGCAACACAAAATTGAGTATTTGAACTGTCACCCATTAAATAttctattcttttatttttatgatcaacgcagatattttgttttatgtgtttatcCCTTGCTTTTGTGGTTaaccataaaaaatatttcaattctgTTATTCATAATACATATCCCTTAATGGTTTCCTTTTGTTATTCCAATACTTGAAAACACTTATGGTGTTGAATTATGTGAAATCTAAATACTTAGATTGAGCAGTTTGAATATAGACTATACagtaaaacctgtataaaccggCCGGCTTCGGGACTATGAAAAAGGGCCGGTTTGGACAGTGGGCCGGTTTATTCAGGTTTCTGTTTTGACCGGAAGTAAATGACTTGTGTCGTCCGACATTTTGCATGTAAAAGGTTCTCTCTGattgtaaattatatctgaTAAGTTAAAAGACTTTCACTTCGTGTTTCATTGTTTGCATTTGCATCATAATGCTCGCGTTGTTTGTATTGTAAGACGAGAGTTTCGATTTACTCCCATGgtcaataatttgaaatgttggAATGGCCGATTAAAAAGCCAGAATATTATCAAGCATAATTTCATCACTTTCAAAACGTTGTCGTACAGTGTACAATATCCATTGATTGTTGTCATCCGGGTGTTTTTCATTATCAAGGCATTTGTTTAGGGGTACACAACAGGGAAACCAGGATTTCGAAATCACGATGTGAATTTCTTACTCCGcgatttgaatttgtttatccAAGTTAAAACGTAAGTTCAATCCGATATATGTTCCgtgtgtcttttttgtttaattgacacgtttataatgttttaataaataataaagctCATTACTGTACGATTGTAGGCTAGCAGTTTGACACCTGACTAATTGATCatcaaatatgttttgattgcATTTCGATCATTGAAATTAATTAGACAAACCGGTTTTGACAGGTaataattaatgtaattaaGAGTATTGGGACTTCATAATTAGACCGGAATTTGGAATACACAGGTTCTGGTTTACAAAGGGTATTTTAACAAAGACTTTGAATGGAAAAATATGGGACTTTCATTTTCGGCTGGAATGGACAGGAAACCGGTTTATTCAGGTTTGACTGTATATAGACTTACCTGTTGTCACCATTAGTATCTAAATCTTTAAAAGCTAATGAGGCTGCTTCAACTTCTTTCTTTGCTTGTTTTTCAGCTTTCaactctataaaaaaaaaacactctccAAATTAAAATTTCAGAGTATCAATATATCAATGCAAATATGAACTTTAGTTTACTGTTTGAAGCAATCCATAATTATGTTAAAAGAACCTGCTCATTAGTATTATTTCTatctttttactttaaaattagtaaGGTACATTTGCATAATTGCTGACAAATAGAAATGACTGAagcatatttcttttaaatagttCAAAACAACCACTACCACATATAAACCTCCAATGATTATTAACCAGACCGGGTTTGTCAATCTTATCATGATATACCATTTCTAACATGGATTCTGATCATCTCAACACTTTGACTGCTGAATTTGAGTTTATTTGGATTTCCAACTCTACTTTACAtatcttttaaatttctttCACTCATTTTCACAACTAGTCTTTAATCAGGCAATTAGACCTTGCCACATGCTACAGAcactttacatgtacatgtactattgaaaaccttataaattttagatgTTGTCTGGTTTCAATTTCTTTAGTTACTGTCTCACTGACATATATCATCATATATTCCCTTGAATACATATTTATCTTATTCATTAACATGGCGACTTACCATCCCAAGCTTTTTGGTGTTTATCTTTAGCTTCGGTTTCTGGACTTTCAGCTTCTAATTTAGCAGCTATAAAATCAAGTTGATCATTTTTATTGCTGCCATAAATAATttaccaaattttcaaaaaaatgaaatactattGTTAGAAATATTATCAATCTAAATTACATCTAATATGAGACAGGTGCAACTTGTGAAAGAGGATGAAGTAttacgaataaaaaaaaatcttttttttttacaaaatcataataTCAAACCATATATTAAGCATACATATCTACATCTAATTTATCCCTAAACAGAACTATTAACATATTTCTTTCAGAGTAAGACTTTAGAGTGGATTCATGACAAAGGCCAGTACTTATATTTCTAGTTTACAGGCCTAATAATTTTGATCGGCAACTATCTCTTGAAACTAGATGTAAGCACCAAAAGAACTTCTGTTGATTTAAaagagtataaagacaatacTTGCTTTCTAAATCTTTTACTGTAATTTCTAAAGTTTCTCTTTCTTTTTCCACTTCTGCTTGTCTAGCCtgaaataagattaaaacagtgataaaaaaattaaagactgatgtttaaatgtatagataatatataacaaaagttTTATTCTAGTCCACAAAAAGTATCTTTAAAACTCAAAAAGAATACTTCAATCTAATGGCCATCTATGTGACAATAAAACCAAAAGAGAACTACTTCATTGAGAGATGCTGGATACGACTGTAGAAGTTGGGGCCATTTAGGCATTAGCTCCAAAaacaatcttccttttgtggtattgaaccttttgATTTAATAACATAGAGATCAATACACttaaattaaagttattgtCAGGACACTGACACAATAGCATTATAAGAAAGCAATTTTTTGGTGGTCATATAAAGTTCTATTCTACTCTGATCCTTACACTCAGATTAAAATAATacttaaaataaacttacaatctTCTCCTCATGGACTCTCTTGCCTTCATCAGAGAAAGTTTTCTGTTTCTCAAACCCTTCCTGCTGAAGTTTCCTTGTTCTATCCTGTTCTTCTCTTAATTTCTTTCCAAGTTCCCTGCAAACAAATATGTGGTACTAATGAGATAAAATagtcaatatttacagacaacaaagttttcaaattataaCGTCATTATCAAGTTCATGTGAATTATACccttttttattgaatttcgAGAAAGCTTTGCCAATATTGCATACTGATTGTTGAAGGCAgaacagtgacctatagttgctaatttCTGTCACATTTAGTCTCTCGTCATGCTTATGggcagttgtctcattgacaatcatacctcatctatTTATTGTTATATGATGGACCAGTCCTTTTTTTGACTTACTTGCAGTTATTAACACATTCAATTCTGCCTGCGTCTTCGTCTGTACCATCACAACAATCTGTAATTcaaagaaataatatatatatataatttagtaaTTCTGCAATCAATTCTATcttcatgcctaatatatcatgtactgtgttACAACTCTAGATTCTACTGACAAGGGAAGGTAACACTAGTTTATGGGGAGATGAATTTCGTAGTTCAGTCTAGGTGGTCTAGCGGTCTGGAACACTGCACATTGATATCCTTATAGCATGAGTTTGAATCCCAGTGAGGAAAGAACATGCAGATTTAACATTGTATGCTGATATTTAAAGTAATTATACATCGATGACAATAGGCCAGTTCCGGGATACGGTTTTCAGACGAATCTGTCATGTGACTTCCATCACCACGCGACAAAAATGTATGGATAGAAATTTCCAACACACGTTGAGCAAAGGGgtgaaaaagttttattttatactgCACAAATTTGGGATTAAAATCTAAAAGGATTGTCACCCTCCCTCAGTCATACGGCAATCACATTTATGTACTTAAGGAACATTAATTTTTCTATACTACCCTACAAAATTTCGATAATGAAAGTGCTGGAAACTTTCAATAGAGCAGGGATACAGACGCGCCTTCTGTCTGGTAAATGATGTCATAAAGGCATGCGAAATTGAATGTCTTTTCCGGTGAAAGACATGATTCCAGAAATGACCTATAACCTGTAGTTATATTTTGGTTATGTCCTTTAGTTTCTGTTTCATTGAGGTTTCCCTTTTATCATCTTTAATTCATGCAGgaaatgatgattttattgatagaaaaacatgtatcatgtgtattgtcaaaaacatcaatcagttaaaaattacttagtaaatagtttatttttgatagaaatttgtgATTCTAAAAAACCTCTGAAGTCATGTTTATATTAACTCACCACAAACCCCATCATTTACTCTAGATGACAAGATGTTGGATGGAACGTACCCAGCATTGGTACAATGAAATTTACCATTCGGACAAGCAGAAGTACCTGtaaagtaataaatacaaattaatgtacCTACAACAGGTAACAAAATCATGGAACATGTACgttgttttcaaattgatatCCTAGAATTTACTATTTGAGCAAGACAAAGTGTCTTTAATAACATTCAGAACAGCGTatatgaaattattaaagacagaCACTGTGATGAAGAGAATGTTCTATAAGTCCTTTCCTAGATTTAGATATATCAGTTTTATACAGGAAACTCTACACAAAAAATTTTAGTTGTGGATATCTGATTTTGTTGCTTGATCAAGGTGTacatataatagatataggaagatttggtaATTGTTAAACctttaaaatcatgttttatcaaTATGCTCTAAAATTTGTCACTCAAGAATAATAAATGCAGCCCCAGACAtagtaaataattttgattattattatcattatttttattattttgacacattttcaatcatgtacatgtacctggtTCATCTGTGCCATCATTACAATCACAGTAATCATCGTTAACATACTCGTAGGGTATTTTTGATGATCCATCTAGACAGGTAAAGGTACTATCTTCTGCTGGCTGATACAATGAGGCCACTGCAAAAGAACATATTCTGAATAAGTTAATGTAATAGCATATTCTTTCCATTCTTTGCTAGAGGAGAGTAAAAATTCAACTGTAGTTCAGTCTCAGATTTATTCTTTATTATCAATATACTCACCTCTTGCTTTAATGTTGGAATATTGAGTTGATTTATTTTCTACCATATTCTTTGTTTTAAGATTCAGCATGGATTCAACATTTACTTGTGAAACTATGCGATACATTGTtaataaacaaagaataaataaaacattttggattttcaaaaagaaaaaaggataaaaactgttataaaagGTGCATTTTGGGTACCATTGTAAGCCAAAAAAGTGTCCCATGAAATTTAGTCTTCTTGAACTATATTTTACACTTCATCTGTGATATTCCGTTCACGGGACAGAATATCACATTTGTAACCTATATAATAGTGTCTCCCTTAGTGAAAAAATGTTCCTAGTACTTGGACATAATTTCAtggatgttttataaaaatatgtcacaAGGGACAATTTTTCATAGTGtagctatttttttctgtcCCTAACTAagaagggaaataatttagcaatcattgaaatgttttaatcaatcaATTAGTTAAATCACAATTGAtatttaaagcaagacaatacAGTCTTTAtagatgtaaacaaaaatggaaagtttTGAATATAAACAGCTATATGAATTTTTGTGTGATGGTCAATACCCTCCAGGGTTTAATAATAATGAAAGAAGATCATTTAGAAGGAAGGCCGATAACTTTGTCGtttgatattaaaaacaatgaaatgttttaaatacatgtagacaACAAAAAGAACACaggagaaaatattaaaacttgttATTCATAAGGACAAACTGAGTGTTTATGAATATTATGTTCATgacataaatattattgatctGGCTAAAAATGGCAATCCAAAGatgttaaaacaaatcattaattcctactgtatatttaaaaacaaatgttgatttagtcttatttttttttgtaaattaaattatttggtATTTGACAAGCCTTTTGTGCAATTTGGACATGATTTcactttgaaaaaatatctaACAAAGCCAAAGGCAAAGGTCAAAATAGAATAACTTTTCAAGGGACACTTTTACACAGAAGtggacaatattttataataaaattctgTCCTGGACAAAATTTACCATGTCATAACCATGAAATTTATCCATCGGACACCATTTCATGGGGGACACTATTTAATCCTACACCATCACATATTTGgatgatttttattaataatgacACTGATTGATcattacataaatatataaagttaagaaaggaaatgggaaatgtgtcaaagcgacaacaacccgaccatagagcagacaacagccaaaggccaccaatgggtcttcaatgtagcaagaattCCTGCAcctgtccttcagctggcccctaaaaaatatgtatactgtATACATTTAATGCACCTTTAATATTGCTATACTTGGCTGACCCAATAATCTGTCCCGCTTGAACATTGTTGAATTATtatgtcatacaacaatcacttttccattgtggcgtcagatattttatataatgatgTAAACATTTGACTGGAACCTGTGTGTTGTTCAGTATTAGCAGAAAAATAGCGGTAAGGcgtattggttgattgattatttctgatttatgtccagtggcaagtatttgacacaaattcaggcttaatattaaaaaagatagCTCCTGTGACTTTCAGAAAGTAAGTGGTATACAGCCAGTACGGTGTATAGACGATCATACTTATCACTTAAGAAGAATCAAATAGCacgtttagtttttttttatacaaacagtgaccatcccccctttttcataaGAAATTGAAACTGTCAGCGGATTCTCACTTGAAATAGAGACACCCCTTGGTCTACCAATAGTTGCATTTGTGATACTGGAACACAATAACTGTgccaaaataatgaaaaatgtgtgCAGTGTTCTCATTTTCTTTCTTCTATTATCAGTTCACGTTGTCGACATGGAAAACACCGATTGGTTTAGAAAGGACTAAAGGGAGATAAATTCAGTCGTTTTGTAAAAGTACAAATGACCGCAATAATTTGAATGCGTCAAGTATCTTTTTAACAACACTAACGTgcatttttagatttaaataggCACTGTAGGACGGCACTTTGTTTCTTTTTGCAAGGAAATTATGTGacctaaattttataaaactgtaaatagcgcattttttttaattttgataaacatgcagcaaaaaattacgttttttcctctattcatgaacatttgataaatatgagttatttctgaataaaaatagcattttttttaatgatacttataaaatacagaaattaccgattatttaacaaaaaacaatttgtgtttatctattaaaacaaaaaagttatacggtctttctttcgaaaaagaaaatacggccacaaatctgaattttgagcaaatatacaaaatttcgacctcattttactcaaattttAGGATATAATGATATTATGCAGAGTCTGAGATATACTATGTCTCTCTTTATATGTATCTGATTatattgagagaaaaaatgtatttctaatattaaaaaaatcatttattaatattgcaaattcattttttttttactatttaaagaaattatttttttttatatttaaagaaattcattttttttaatatttaaagaaattcattttttgatataagaaattcattttttatattaatatttcgAAATTATCAGTttcttaatatttgaaattcattttccattattaataaatgattttttttattttcattatcttttCAGTTAGGTCTACTTAATTATTtcctcaaattttaaaaataagaaatcagttttttagtattttaaagagaaaaaaattgatattaagaaaacaacttattaagaaatgattttctaatgttaagaattatttttttcatattagaaaattatcctgacacacatgtggcacccatcgtatCATTGCTCATATAGGTACAAACCATTCGACAGGACACATTCGAGGAAAATTGGAGGGGATATATAGTGTTCAAAGcctataatattttataaaaaatcattatgtATTTAAGACTAGAATATCAACTagactgaactagtacacatccAGCATCCAATGATTTAGTATAAAGACGCCAAGGATAAGTTATGTATTTACAGTATAGTTAAGTTATTGGTATTATATGTATTACAATGATTGGTGAGACTAAACAAAATATCGAATCTGAATCTTGGTACCCAGGCCACGCTCCAAAGTAATAATTAGTAATTAGTTGAAGCTACAATTCCATTAACTACCACAACCGGAATTTATCCACAAAGACTAGGAAGTGGTTAAATGAAATTCTGTTTTAAAAGAATTACAATTTTCGCTTTGGAATGGCTTCTATACTGAAGGTTTTCTAAAACAATGCTTCCTACTGGAGTACAAATGCGACGTTAGTCTTTAGTATATgcgtttttttttggttttttttcgttATCTGTTCCGAAAGCTCATACCTAAACTTTGTTTGTCCATATCCTGGTCCATTTTGATATCGGATAAGGACCTGAGATTACAATGGTTGTACTGAATATCCTCAAAATTCCATGTTAACCATTATCATATGACTTACTTTTGGTCAAAGGTAATGGCAAAATGGATGCCAAGTGCGTAATACTTTTGCTCTTTTCTTGAACAATTGGTACGTCTACAAGTCAGCATGGAAACTTGATTGGTGTTAAAGATGAACAGAACGAAGTTGAACAGTcgaagaaaatatcaaaactcgAGGCAGTCGTGACTAGCCTAATGGTAGAAATCGGTCAATTGAAGACTCAGCTCTCCGACCTGAAGGATGACACCGACA is a genomic window of Mytilus trossulus isolate FHL-02 chromosome 1, PNRI_Mtr1.1.1.hap1, whole genome shotgun sequence containing:
- the LOC134693644 gene encoding glucosidase 2 subunit beta-like isoform X4, with amino-acid sequence MRTLHTFFIILAQLLCSSITNATIGRPRGVSISMASLYQPAEDSTFTCLDGSSKIPYEYVNDDYCDCNDGTDEPGTSACPNGKFHCTNAGYVPSNILSSRVNDGVCDCCDGTDEDAGRIECVNNCKELGKKLREEQDRTRKLQQEGFEKQKTFSDEGKRVHEEKIARQAEVEKERETLEITVKDLETAKLEAESPETEAKDKHQKAWDELKAEKQAKKEVEAASLAFKDLDTNGDNSIDLQEIIAHPEFDIDSNGIVSEEEAKEHLEDKESVDYDTFTNDIWPHVKDIYKKPTTEEPPPEGDPSTEARGEEAQTEQKDEDSMPEYDEETKKLIEAADEARKNYDEANSKLKELDNELSSIKSYLEQDYGPNREYAILQDQCFEYTDREYTYKYCPFSKGSQRPKNGGHETSLGNWGNWAGPENDKYSVQLYEKGQNCWNGPDRSVKVHLKCGLEHRLLSSSEPSRCEYAFEFETPCRCSQPSGGTAQAAHDEL
- the LOC134693644 gene encoding glucosidase 2 subunit beta-like isoform X2, encoding MRTLHTFFIILAQLLCSSITNATIGRPRGVSISMASLYQPAEDSTFTCLDGSSKIPYEYVNDDYCDCNDGTDEPGTSACPNGKFHCTNAGYVPSNILSSRVNDGVCDCCDGTDEDAGRIECVNNCKELGKKLREEQDRTRKLQQEGFEKQKTFSDEGKRVHEEKIARQAEVEKERETLEITVKDLETAKLEAESPETEAKDKHQKAWDELKAEKQAKKEVEAASLAFKDLDTNGDNSIDLQEIIAHPEFDIDSNGIVSEEEAKEHLEDKESVDYDTFTNDIWPHVKDIYKKPTTEEPPPEGDPSTEARGEEAQTEQIEPPAPGQPPSPPDEVDEDGEYDDDEDEDDDNDVDEPGVNDKDEDSMPEYDEETKKLIEAADEARKNYDEANSKLKELDNELSSIKSYLEQDYGPNREYAILQDQCFEYTDREYTYKYCPFSKGSQRPKNGGHETSLGNWGNWAGPENDKYSVQLYEKGQNCWNGPDRSVKVHLKCGLEHRLLSSSEPSRCEYAFEFETPCRCSQPSGGTAQAAHDEL
- the LOC134693644 gene encoding glucosidase 2 subunit beta-like isoform X3, giving the protein MRTLHTFFIILAQLLCSSITNATIGRPRGVSISMASLYQPAEDSTFTCLDGSSKIPYEYVNDDYCDCNDGTDEPGTSACPNGKFHCTNAGYVPSNILSSRVNDGVCDCCDGTDEDAGRIECVNNCKELGKKLREEQDRTRKLQQEGFEKQKTFSDEGKRVHEEKIARQAEVEKERETLEITVKDLETAKLEAESPETEAKDKHQKAWDELKAEKQAKKEVEAASLAFKDLDTNGDNSIDLQEIIAHPEFDIDSNGIVSEEEAKEHLEDKESVDYDTFTNDIWPHVKDIYKKPTTEEPPPEGDPSTEARGEEAQTEQQTVPTAPITDRIEGEPELILDKPSEEKDEDSMPEYDEETKKLIEAADEARKNYDEANSKLKELDNELSSIKSYLEQDYGPNREYAILQDQCFEYTDREYTYKYCPFSKGSQRPKNGGHETSLGNWGNWAGPENDKYSVQLYEKGQNCWNGPDRSVKVHLKCGLEHRLLSSSEPSRCEYAFEFETPCRCSQPSGGTAQAAHDEL
- the LOC134693644 gene encoding glucosidase 2 subunit beta-like isoform X1 produces the protein MRTLHTFFIILAQLLCSSITNATIGRPRGVSISMASLYQPAEDSTFTCLDGSSKIPYEYVNDDYCDCNDGTDEPGTSACPNGKFHCTNAGYVPSNILSSRVNDGVCDCCDGTDEDAGRIECVNNCKELGKKLREEQDRTRKLQQEGFEKQKTFSDEGKRVHEEKIARQAEVEKERETLEITVKDLETAKLEAESPETEAKDKHQKAWDELKAEKQAKKEVEAASLAFKDLDTNGDNSIDLQEIIAHPEFDIDSNGIVSEEEAKEHLEDKESVDYDTFTNDIWPHVKDIYKKPTTEEPPPEGDPSTEARGEEAQTEQIEPPAPGQPPSPPDEVDEDGEYDDDEDEDDDNDVDEPGVNDQTVPTAPITDRIEGEPELILDKPSEEKDEDSMPEYDEETKKLIEAADEARKNYDEANSKLKELDNELSSIKSYLEQDYGPNREYAILQDQCFEYTDREYTYKYCPFSKGSQRPKNGGHETSLGNWGNWAGPENDKYSVQLYEKGQNCWNGPDRSVKVHLKCGLEHRLLSSSEPSRCEYAFEFETPCRCSQPSGGTAQAAHDEL